The DNA sequence AAAATGGTGTAGGCACGATGGCAGTCCGATAACCATCCTGATGCTCTGGCCTGCTTAACAGTTCAATAGCTTTTTTACAATAGAAAAAGGTCCATCAGACATCACGGGTCGTGCTTCTCGGCTCAGCAGGACACGAAATCGGCTCACGAGTCATGCCTTGGGCGGAAGACCGGCAGCATGGCCCGTGAGACATAACAGCCCATGGCGGCCCGACCCCCACTGGGCCATGCCGGCCCGTTATGGTGCCGTGCTGACCCGTTGGCCATCCATAGGGTTCAGCCCAACGGCCTCTAGTTTTTGCAATTTTCGTTTCTTCCCTAATCTGCCATGGCAGGAGGGCGGAGGGGGTGTGTGCACCGTGCAGCGCGAGATGAGGGCATGCCGCGTGGGAGCTTCGGCTCGGGGCGCGCCGGGCGCTGGGGAGGCGAGCGGCGCGTCCCTGCCCAGCGCCGAGTTCCCGTCCCGTGAGGGGCGCATCTGGCTATCGAGCCGTTCGTGGCTTTGGGCTACCTGCCAAAGCAGGTGAGGAACCAATCGAACAGGCTGCTGCAAGCTTGAATTAAGTGACTAAAATGCAGTTTCGAATAGTTTATTTGATTCATTTTCTGGTTGTGATGATTCAATATTGCAATTATTGGCATTTAACTTAGGGCATCTACCATTTATGAAACCAATTATTTTCCAATGTTTGGAATtcttccatttcaaattataagatgttttgttttttctagatacatatttttttgctatgtatttagatatatacactatgtctagatgcataataaAAACAATATAGAGAGTAGTTGTTATACTAAACTTAAGAGTTTGTTAAGACTAATACATAATGCACTCATCTAGTTTATCAAGATACTTCTATATTTCCATAGATAAAGAATGGTGCATTGCAACTCTATTGTTACGTTTTGTGCTAAATTTCCAAACTAAAAAGGTAAGATGCATTTAATATTATCATGAGTTAACTTTTGTAGTCTTGACACAAATGGATGGGCCATCCAAATTAGTTTGGTAGCACCTTGAAAAAAAATCCTTTTGATTCTCCTGCATCTCCCGTAGCTTTTGCTTCCCTGGGCGAGACGAGCACAACAGGATTCTGATACTTGCCTGCCTGCAGAGAATGATCAGGAAGATCACGCACCGGTTCAGCATTTCTACAGATCGAGCCGGCTTTCAGCTCAAACCTGAGGGGGACGACGGTGGCAGTGGCACCAGTGAGGTGATACAATTTCTTGTTTCCTTTCCTTAAAATTACTTGCATAATGTCAAATAACCATCTTTTATTTTGCAGAGAATCGTGGATATCACGCGGTGGTCTGAGGAAATCTCTAGAGACCAAACTGCCCTGCAGCTCAGGCCAGAGGATGAGGATGGTGACATCATCAAGGTGGTACAGTTGCTTGCTGTGTTTTGTCCAAATTACTTGCTTGCTGACAAATAACCATCAGCATATGGGTGCAGCGTATCGGGGAGATCATATGCCGATTTGAGGAGATCACTGGAGACCGAGCAGCCCTGCACCTCGGACAGGAGGATGGCGAAAGAACCAGTTGGAGTGGGAGGGAGTCCATGTGGGAATCAAGAGCGACTAGCCATCTTCTGGATGAATCTTGTGTTTTTGGTAGGACCAAGGAGAAATCACACATTGTAAAGTTGGTGATATCCTACAGTAAGTGCCCAGGAATTCATGTTTTGCCAATTGTTGGAATGGGGGGAATTGGCAAGACAACGGTGGCACAGATGGTTTACCACGAGGTCCAAGAAAGTTATGAACTTATGAGTTGGGTTCATGTCCCTGAAACATTTGATTTACGCAAGCTGGCTATTGCAATCACAGAGTCTCTGACCAGGCAACCATGTACATACAACAATTTTAGCACCATTCATGATGTTCTGCAACAGATGGTACTAAAAAGGAGTGTGTTCCTTGTTCTGGATGATCTATGGAATGAACGGCAAAGTTGCTGGCAAGATTTTCTTCGCCCACTCAAGGTTGCTGATACTGTGACAATCCTGGTGACTACAAGGAGTAAAGAGGTAGCACAACTTGTGCAGACCATTCCTCACTTTGAGCTTGGCTCGTTACCTGAAGATCACTGCTGGCAGTTGTTCCAACGCTATGCTTTTGGCCATAGAAACATCCATGAAGAGTCCACTTTGGTTCAGGTAGGTAGGAAAATTATGCAAAAGTGTAGTGGCTTACCATTGGCTATTAAATCGATAGGTTGCCTGTTGTGGTCCAAGATGGATATGCAGACTTGGATGGAAATATCCAATAGTGAGTTTTGGGAATATTCAGATAATAATGAGGAGATCTTGTCTGCTCTTAGATTGAGCTTTCATCGACTTCCAGGAAGGCTCAAACCTTGTTTCCTGCTGTGTGCTTTATATCCGAAAGGtgagccttttaccaaggaCGACATGATTCACTTGTGGATTGCCCATGGTTATGTACAACCTTCAGGATGCAAAACACTAGAGAAGGTCGCTGGTGAGTACTTTGATGAGTTGAATGAAAGATCACTGATCGAAATGGATACATTCTATTTGGTCAGTCGTGAGGGTCACAATTACTTGAAAAAGTCACGTGTAAGATCACCAGTTGAAATTTCTAGCGGGGAGATCTCCGACACGGACCATAACTTTTATGAGCTGCACATAAGATCATTGGTTGAAACTTCTCACAAGGGAACGACCGAGTCTTCTTTGTCATTTCAATTGTTTAGGTTGCATGACATGATTTGGGACCTTGCAAGATCTCTTTCCAATGGCCTCTTTTCTGCAGTAGCTGTTGATGAAGGTAACCTTTACATGGAAAATGAAGTTCAGCACTTATTTCTCTGGTTAGGTAGGGGCAGATTGAAGCAAAATACTCAGAGGGGGCACCCTGAACTTATGCCCATTTCTAAGTCTCTAGATCTGCTCATCACTTACAATCAAATAAACAATTCTCTTGGGGTCAGGATGAATCCGTTGACGTCATCAATTCAACCAGGTCAACTGCTCGAGTCTGAGCGTCTTTCTTTTCGTGACCGTGCCGTAGCAgttatttcattaagaggggctaaGTCTAAGCACTCTGGACAGTGGAGTAGGGGGACTATGGGGCCCAGGCATCGTTCCCGGGCGTCCGATTCTGAGCACCTAGGGCTAGGATCAGCAGACTGGCCAGACATTGCCTGGGAGGCCACAATCCAAACACGACCTGATTCTGTGGAAGATCCCATGAATTCAGTAAGACGCCTAGCATATTTTTTGCCAGAAAACAAACATAAAGATATGCTTTCTACACAAAATCAAGTTTCCCAGTTGCTCAAAATGAATTGTTTACGCACCTTAATTTTAAAACATACATTTCACCATATTGGCATATACAATTTCACATACCTGAGGGCTTTTATACTATATTCATGTAAAGATAGTGGCTTCATATCTGCTATCCGAAATCTGAAGCTCTTGCGGTATCTCAATGTAAGTAACTGTGATTCATTGACTGGTAAAAATCTGAGGCACTTGACAGAATCAATATGTCATCTTTACAGCCTTGAGAAACTGATCGTATCCACTTGTTGGAAAGAGTTCTCCTTGCAGTCGTGCCATCTTTTCAGTTTAAGATATCTCCAACTCTCTGTTCAATTCAATGACTGGTCCCAGCATCCACTTTGCCACTTCCATAACTTGGACACACTGTGCTTAGGGAACTGCCATAGCATTGCAGAGCTTCCTATATGCATAGGAAACCTGATGAACCTGAGATGTCTTCAGCTTATTGGAATTTCAGAGATCAAGAAGTTGAATCATGATTCTTTACGATGTCAGTGTAATAACAACAAATGCCAGCTAACAAAGGTAAGATTCCCTGCTCTGATGGAGTTAGAACTTGATAGTCTGTGTGAACTACAGGATTGGTGTAAATCCCAGGATTCAGATTGCCCAAAGATGCAGAGCATCACTGTAAGAAACTGCAACAAACTTAGACGGATTCCTTACTTTGGTTCTGTCAGAAATCTAGTGATAATAAAGTCTGCTGTAATTGCTCTCCATCTTTCGGCATCTAATGAACCGTCTCAGCTGCAGACTCTTGATATCAATTACTGTGAGAACCTGGAATCCTTACTGGGACTGGAAAATCTTTGTTCTCTTGGGAGCTTATATATTGCCCATTGTCCAAAACTAACTGTCTTGCGTCAAGAAAAGCTTTTGTTTAGGCCTCAAAATATATTAATTAATGACTGCCCAGGACTGATCGAGTGGTGTGATGAGCAAGATCTCTACTATCAGGTGAGGTCTTttgtttttataatttttattttaatgtTAGTCCATCGTCTTGTGCTCTTGCAATGGCTTTTGGCAAGGGTTTCTTAAATTTTCAGAGgtttaaatatttttattttttagtacCG is a window from the Sorghum bicolor cultivar BTx623 chromosome 5, Sorghum_bicolor_NCBIv3, whole genome shotgun sequence genome containing:
- the LOC8064797 gene encoding putative disease resistance protein RGA3 isoform X1, whose product is MASGVVASLLSSATKLLDFLRGAPAAVSRREGRQAVSAEVHRLQRLLRRIQATLDDAGEREIRDRSVKLWVSEITVVARDAEDLLEDYRYELIRRRVQVQELYGTAGGGGSGGGAASTSCKRKHHDDDNYGICERMIRKITHRFSISTDRAGFQLKPEGDDGGSGTSERIVDITRWSEEISRDQTALQLRPEDEDGDIIKRIGEIICRFEEITGDRAALHLGQEDGERTSWSGRESMWESRATSHLLDESCVFGRTKEKSHIVKLVISYSKCPGIHVLPIVGMGGIGKTTVAQMVYHEVQESYELMSWVHVPETFDLRKLAIAITESLTRQPCTYNNFSTIHDVLQQMVLKRSVFLVLDDLWNERQSCWQDFLRPLKVADTVTILVTTRSKEVAQLVQTIPHFELGSLPEDHCWQLFQRYAFGHRNIHEESTLVQVGRKIMQKCSGLPLAIKSIGCLLWSKMDMQTWMEISNSEFWEYSDNNEEILSALRLSFHRLPGRLKPCFLLCALYPKGEPFTKDDMIHLWIAHGYVQPSGCKTLEKVAGEYFDELNERSLIEMDTFYLVSREGHNYLKKSRVRSPVEISSGEISDTDHNFYELHIRSLVETSHKGTTESSLSFQLFRLHDMIWDLARSLSNGLFSAVAVDEGNLYMENEVQHLFLWLGRGRLKQNTQRGHPELMPISKSLDLLITYNQINNSLGVRMNPLTSSIQPGQLLESERLSFRDRAVAVISLRGAKSKHSGQWSRGTMGPRHRSRASDSEHLGLGSADWPDIAWEATIQTRPDSVEDPMNSVRRLAYFLPENKHKDMLSTQNQVSQLLKMNCLRTLILKHTFHHIGIYNFTYLRAFILYSCKDSGFISAIRNLKLLRYLNVSNCDSLTGKNLRHLTESICHLYSLEKLIVSTCWKEFSLQSCHLFSLRYLQLSVQFNDWSQHPLCHFHNLDTLCLGNCHSIAELPICIGNLMNLRCLQLIGISEIKKLNHDSLRCQCNNNKCQLTKVRFPALMELELDSLCELQDWCKSQDSDCPKMQSITVRNCNKLRRIPYFGSVRNLVIIKSAVIALHLSASNEPSQLQTLDINYCENLESLLGLENLCSLGSLYIAHCPKLTVLRQEKLLFRPQNILINDCPGLIEWCDEQDLYYQAPQMAKISDIVRAKQRGMTYFQACEHICLDICPEQGSELILSPDNWLPSELRLLRFGLESSGSVPPFHRGLSTLGKLEIRGCPKLEALMDLEELKTLHCLVIAGCPFLYILPEMKFPPLLRSLIVEGCHKLLSLPLNISNPSMFTELEVSDCQGLMYIAYLGPLNNLESFVLLHCPLLELREPLPVIPESVVVFLCPKLKKWCEIQSIEYQETMSDTSQEVNI
- the LOC8064797 gene encoding putative disease resistance protein RGA3 isoform X2; the encoded protein is MIRKITHRFSISTDRAGFQLKPEGDDGGSGTSERIVDITRWSEEISRDQTALQLRPEDEDGDIIKRIGEIICRFEEITGDRAALHLGQEDGERTSWSGRESMWESRATSHLLDESCVFGRTKEKSHIVKLVISYSKCPGIHVLPIVGMGGIGKTTVAQMVYHEVQESYELMSWVHVPETFDLRKLAIAITESLTRQPCTYNNFSTIHDVLQQMVLKRSVFLVLDDLWNERQSCWQDFLRPLKVADTVTILVTTRSKEVAQLVQTIPHFELGSLPEDHCWQLFQRYAFGHRNIHEESTLVQVGRKIMQKCSGLPLAIKSIGCLLWSKMDMQTWMEISNSEFWEYSDNNEEILSALRLSFHRLPGRLKPCFLLCALYPKGEPFTKDDMIHLWIAHGYVQPSGCKTLEKVAGEYFDELNERSLIEMDTFYLVSREGHNYLKKSRVRSPVEISSGEISDTDHNFYELHIRSLVETSHKGTTESSLSFQLFRLHDMIWDLARSLSNGLFSAVAVDEGNLYMENEVQHLFLWLGRGRLKQNTQRGHPELMPISKSLDLLITYNQINNSLGVRMNPLTSSIQPGQLLESERLSFRDRAVAVISLRGAKSKHSGQWSRGTMGPRHRSRASDSEHLGLGSADWPDIAWEATIQTRPDSVEDPMNSVRRLAYFLPENKHKDMLSTQNQVSQLLKMNCLRTLILKHTFHHIGIYNFTYLRAFILYSCKDSGFISAIRNLKLLRYLNVSNCDSLTGKNLRHLTESICHLYSLEKLIVSTCWKEFSLQSCHLFSLRYLQLSVQFNDWSQHPLCHFHNLDTLCLGNCHSIAELPICIGNLMNLRCLQLIGISEIKKLNHDSLRCQCNNNKCQLTKVRFPALMELELDSLCELQDWCKSQDSDCPKMQSITVRNCNKLRRIPYFGSVRNLVIIKSAVIALHLSASNEPSQLQTLDINYCENLESLLGLENLCSLGSLYIAHCPKLTVLRQEKLLFRPQNILINDCPGLIEWCDEQDLYYQAPQMAKISDIVRAKQRGMTYFQACEHICLDICPEQGSELILSPDNWLPSELRLLRFGLESSGSVPPFHRGLSTLGKLEIRGCPKLEALMDLEELKTLHCLVIAGCPFLYILPEMKFPPLLRSLIVEGCHKLLSLPLNISNPSMFTELEVSDCQGLMYIAYLGPLNNLESFVLLHCPLLELREPLPVIPESVVVFLCPKLKKWCEIQSIEYQETMSDTSQEVNI